The DNA segment CATTGGCGACCGGCACACCATCGACCGTCCCAGTCCCTTCGAGTGCGAGGCTCTCGTTGGTGATGAAGAGGTCTTCCGTGATGTTGTCCGGATCCGTCCCATCCCAGCCGACGCTGCCGTCGTATCGATCGACCGTGAGTCGATCACCGATCGGTCCGGTCTCTTCTGCGTAGAGTCCACCGTAGATGGTCGGGTCCAGATCGATGAAGCTCTCGAACGGTTGCGCCGCTCCGAGCGAGGCCGTGGCGGTAACTTTCTGCTGGCTCCCGTCGTAGGTTACGTGTGTGTCGCCGAACGTCGAATTGAAGAACTGGGCCCAGCCCTGATGGTACGGTGACCCGTCGACCGTCAGTTCGATCTCGGTGGCCTCGTTCACCTCGTCGGTACAGGCATCCGAACTCGCCCGCTCGTAGGATGCCCTGTGAGTGCCACTCCCGGCGGTACCCTGCAGATCCGTGAGTGACAGCTGGACACCGTTTACCTCTTCTCCGCCAGCTTCCGTCGTGTAGTACCGGATATCGGGGCCAGAGAGGACGCGCGACCCGCTATCGGTTTTCTGGAAGAGTCCACCCGCCTGGTGAGCGATCGTCGATCCATCTGATCGCTGTGAGCGCAACGTCCCCATCGATTCGTTCAGGAGGGTACACCGGGTTCCGGACCACGTCGTTACAGAGACGTTGATTCGTCCCTCGTCTGTGATGTTGTATCCGCCATCGTTCAGTAATTCGATCGCCCCTTTCTCGCTGGCGATGTCGTGGTCGACCTGCCGAAGCACCTGTTCGCCCTGTTCGTCCGACGTGGACGTCTGCAGGTCGTCTACGAGTGCCATCCCCGCCAGTGCCACGACGCTGGCACCGATCAGGACCATCCCGAACAGCAATATGATGCCGACGGTTGGGGACACGCCTCGTTCCTGCCCGCTGGCCGGTTGGTTCCCACCCTCGTCTCCGGCCCCCAATCGTTCTCCCCCCGAGTTCATACTACTATCAGTATTCAGGGTATCAATCATAATCTTATGGGAATGTACTGGGTAGGGGTATGTATAAAATAAATATATATGGGGATCGCACCATGGTGACGGAACGTGAATAAAACCCGTCGAGATCGAGATTCGATCCCACATCGAGTCGGAACCGTGGTTCCAGAAGCACCGTACGGCCCCGACCGGTGTGTCGATTTCGGAACCGGCTAGCTGTCGAGTGTGAACTGGAACGTCTGGACGTCGAACGCGTGGTGGTTCGGACGGGGTTTGGCCTCGAAATCGAGATTGACAGCGAGTTCGAGGCTCTCTTCTTCCTCGATGACCTCGTTCAGGATCTGTTCCATGACCGCCTCGATCTCGTCTGCACCGTGAATTTCGTAGTACTCGCCGCCGGTAGTGTTGGATATGTTTTGCATCATCCCGGCGTCGGCAGCGTCGAACGCGATAGTCCAGATCGTCACGTCGTCCGCTGCGGCTCGACTCGCCTGGGCGATCGTCGTCTCGTTCGCGTGTTCGTTCGCCTCCTCACAGTTCCAATAACACGGGACGTCGTTTGCGCCGTCAGTCAGGAGGATCATGTGTTTCTCGCCTCCGTCGTCGACTGCGGCGTGATTGTCGAGCGCGACCTTCATCCCCGTGCTGATGTTGGTTCCGCCCTCTTCCTCGGCGCGAACGGTCTCCTTTACCGAGTCGAGATCGTGGCTGATCTCGTGTCGCGTCCGTCCCTCGGTGTTGAACTCGAAGACGCCGGCTCGATGGTACCCGGGGCTGAGCATATCGATCGCGTTCTTCGTCGCCGGTTCGATCTGGTCGTACTCGTCGTTCCATTCCATCGACCCGGTCGCGTCGAGGACGAAGCTCACGTCCAGATCGTTGGGCTCGCTGGCAGACCACGACTGGTTGAGATCGTCGTCGGCCAGTGCCTCGGCGGATCTGAGCGCGCGATCGAAGTGGACGTCGACGTCGTCGCCGATGTCCGGTTCCCCGGCGACGACGCTGCCGTAGATTTCGGTCCCGTCGTCGAGTTCGAGCGACGTGCTTCCCGGCGCGTAGACGACGCCCTGGAACGTTTCATCGATCTCGATGTCGGCGTTCGACGTCCCGTAGATCCAGAGGCTACTTGCCGTCTGGTTGGGTATCGTGACGTTGGAAAGTTCGACGTCTCCGGTGACGTAAATGTGGGTCTGTCCGGACCCGGTCACGGCGACATCTTCCATCGTCAGGTCACCTGTTACGCCGATGTGTACAGCGGAGCCGGACCCCGTTTCGATGGGGTCATTCGACAGATCGACATTGCTGCTCGACACGTATAGCCCCTCGTCGATGGGCCCGTTGATGGGGAGTGGATCGGCGGTGCCGTCGAGGAGCCCGATCGCGTTGGCCACTTCGGTGTCGATCGAATCGATCGAATCGAAGCCGTTCCTGGTGAGCTTCGCAGTGAGGACGTCCGGGTTGTGCTGGGCGGACTCGTTCGCGTTCCCGTAGAACGCGAAGGGGGTGACGCTCGGTCCCTGACCGAATCTGATGCTTCCGTTCGACACCGGTAACCCGTCGATGTCGGCGCTCGGACGGAGATTCACGCGCTTGTCGTGGGGGACGTCGATGGTGAAGAGGTCCGGAGAGGCGTTCGAGGCGTCGTACGTTCCGTTTCGACTGTCGTAGTTGTCGACGGAGAGCGTGTTCGACTCGAGAGCCACGTTGCGCGTCGACTCGACGTGAAGGCCGCCGTAGATGTCCGGATAGACTTCGATGTACTGTGAGAACGGCCGGTCGTGATCGATGTCGGCGTCGACGACGACGGTCTGGTTCCCCGTGAAGTGGCTGACCGCGGAGGAGCCGAACTCTTCCGAAAGGAAGCTCGCCCAGGCGTGGTGATACGTCGAGTTTTCGATGCGGATCTCCACGCCGGTGACGTACGTGATGTTCTGGAGCGTTTCGCGGGATCGGTTCCGAGCCTGTTGTTCGACGCGATTCTCACCCTGACTGAGGTTGCCCTGGAGGTCGACGACGGAGAACGACAGCCGCTTCGATTCGACGCCGGAGGCGTTCTCCGACCCGTACCGAAGTGAGGGGTCTTTGTGGACGTAACTGCTCTCGTCGTCACCGACGAAGATTCCACCACCCTGGTATCCGACAGTGCCCTCACCCGGTGCGTCGAGCCGAACCGTCTGGAGCGGAAGGTCCGGAACGACCGGTTCTTCCGAGCCGAACTGTCCCTTCGCGGTGATGGTGAGCGTCCCGTCCTGTACCATCTCGTACTCGCCGGAGAGTGCAAACGAGCGGACGTCGTCGGGGTCGTACCCTTGCGTCGCCAGCGTGTGGTCCAGTTGGGACAGTTCGTTCAAGCCTTGCTGGTGAGTCGACTCCGCTTCCAGGGAGTCGACGAGTGCCATTCCGGAGACCGCGAGTACCGCGGCACCGATGGCCACCATGCCGAACAGGAGGACGATGCCGGCGACTGCGGAGATACTCCGATCCGTTCGTGCGTCTGTATCGGTGCCGAATCCAGCTTCGGTCGACGACGAGCCTGATTTGCCGGCCGACCACGAGTCTGTGTTCGACCGAGAGTCCCCAATCCCCAGCGTCATTGGTATCCCAGTAGTCGCTCCTTCGTTATAACATTATTTATCAGTATTACAAAATTATATCTCACTTCGCGGTGACGTTTCGGGGCCGGTGATAAATTATCGGTTGTATTATGTATAGAAATCGAACCAGTGACCCCCAGTTCGTCAGTATCGACTCTACCTGTCTCAATCCGACAACCTCGAATACCCCTTCAGGTACTGGTCCCACCGCAAGTGTTCCTGGGGACTGACAAGTGGATACTGTTCCAGGAGTGTCGACGTCCGAATCGGCGGGGAGTTCGGAGATGTCGGTGTCCCTCGGGTGACGGGATCGATGTGCAGGTTAGTCGTTGTCGACGTCCATCTCGTGGACGGCGACGTTCAGATACGTAAGCTGTGGCGGCAGCGAGTAGCCGTCCGGGTAGGGGTCCAGATCACGGTTCGTGAGATTCTGGTCGTAGTCGAAATCGTTTCCGTTCGAGTGGGCGCAGACGGAGTAGGCGATCATCGATCCGGTGAAGTCGGCCCCGTTTGCTTGCTCGCGGACCTGGTGATGATCGTCGCACCGACCTCCGGCGTTGTTCCACCACTTCTTCTCTTCATTCGATGCAACGTATAGTATTCCCTCGAACGTTCCACCAGATCCAGGGCCGAGGTCGACACCCATGGTCGACGGGCCGTAAAACTGGATCGCGGTAGCATCGCCAGCACAGCCCCCGCCGGACTCGATACAGATGTCTCCATCGAGGGCGAACTCGTCCCCGGCCGCGTATATGCGCAATACGTTCTTCTCCGCCGCGTCACGGTTGGTGACGTGGATACTTCCGGCGTCGAGTTTCACGTCGCCTCCGATCACGAGGGTAACGTTGCCAGTCGAGAGATCGACGTCTTCCTCTACGTTGCCGTCGATTTCGTCGACGTAGTATCTCCCGGCGGTGAGTGTCGAGTGGGTAGCGGGATCTTTCGTCGACGGATCGGTTTTCGCGTCCTGAACGAGCTCGGTAATCACGGGGTCCATCTCCGGGAGGAGCATCCCCATCCGGTACTCGTTGCCGATATTCCCGTGTTGATCGTGGAGGTATTTCGGGTCTTTCCCGCCGATCGTCGCGCCGTTTTGGACCGCTTCGTCGATGTCGAAGTATCCGAACTTGACGACGACAGTTTGGTTCGAGTGATGGACGGCGTCGACGACGCCGGATCCCGCTTCCTCCTCGAAGTACGTCTCCCAGCCGCGGTAGTACGGACTCTCAATTGTGACGGTGACGGTGTCGTTTCTCACGAGATTCGCCCGTTGCATCGGGTCGGTCGAGTTGGTTCGGATGGAGATCGGTCCGGACGACAGATCCTTCTGCTCTCGCAGGTTGGTGATCGGGAACCGAAGCGATTCGCCGTCCGCATCGTACGTGATCGGTGGACGAGACAGGACTTCGGTTTGATTTCCACGTTCGGCGAAGACAGCCCCGGCCTGGTAGGCGATGATACCTCCGTCCGTGTGTCTGTACTCGATCGCTCCGACCGACCGCGTGACGTTGACGTCTCCACCCTTGATGGTGATATTGCCCGCGTTGGTTTTCGTAATCGCCCCGGAGTCCCCCGCATCGAAGGACATCGAACTCGGCGTTTCTCGGTCCGTCGTTTCCGTCGTCATCGTCTGACCCAGCTGGACGAACGATTGCTGGACGCGTTCCTGCTCGGCCTGACTTTGCGTGTCGGAGACGGCTCCGCTCGCGACGAGCATCAGCCCAAGGGCGCCGATCGCGACGAGTCCGACGAGGAGAACGACGCCGATTACTTCCACCTGCGCCCGCCTCGGCGTTCCGTCTCCCCCCGGCGCAGGATTTCCGACAGTCATAGGTGAGAGAGTCTTTCCTATTATGATAAACGATGTGGCCCCATCATTCCGTTTTCACCGTTTATATCGTTCATGAAGGAGTTCAATCCAAAGCGCCTGGCAGAAATTATTGAAAGGTATAACTTTTCTCTGTTCGACAGCCGCGGAACGTCCTGGTTTGACGTCTCGATCGCCTGGTTCCGTTGCTGTCCTCTTTTTCAGAAATATCGTCGTCCGGAATAGTTGTCCACTGATCAGTACAGTGTATCCAGTACAGTTATGAGTCTACTCGGCACCATCCGAATATGGGCGTTCTGTGGCACGTCGTGTCCGTCGTAGCTGTACTCCTTGGTCTTGGCTATAGTATATTTCCGAAGCGGATTCACACGTCTGGATGTGAGTTTCTTCGGCGTTCATCAACTGACCACTACGATGCCTCGAACACCCCCGTTTGGCTGTATCGCGGACTGGGTGTGCTATTCCTGATCATCGGGATACCGGGCGTCCTCTGAGGAGTGTGTCACCGGTGTGGCCGGAACCGGATCTAGACGTCTCACCGTTTGAGGAGTTCACCAGCGCCGATAGTCTGCCTCGTTGGTTTCGTATGCCGCTGTAGGTTTCGTATGCCGCTTTCCGAGTTTCGCGTGCGGACATCCGATGCGAACCGTGGTCAGTTTTATGTATCGTCGTACCCGGAGAGATAGCTATGCACACTGTTATCGTGGGGTATGGGCGGGTCGGTCGTCGGACCGCTCGAATTCTGAGAGAAGAAGGCCACGGCGTGACGATCGTCGATTCGGACGCGTCACGGACGGATCGAGCGACGGACGCCGGATTCACGGCGGTGACTGGGAGTGGCGACGACGAGCACGTTCTGGTCGACGCCGGGATCGAGACCGCTGACGCGGTCGGTGCGTTCACACCCGACCTGAACGTGAACTTCTCGGCCTGTATGATCGGCGATCATCACGACTGTCGGACGGTGTTGCGAATCGACGAAGACTACCGTGCGGAGTTGTACGAACGCTACGCTGAGAACGTGGACGACGTGGTCTATCCGGAGCGACTGGGCGCAGCGGGTGCGAAAACGGCGCTCCTCGGCGGTAACTTCAACGTCGTGACCGAGCTCGCGGCCGATCTCCAGCTCCGCGTCGTCGAGGTGGAGGCGGGATCGCCGGCGATCGGCCGCCGCCTGACCGAACTCGACCTGCCGACGGAGGTCCGCGTGTACGCTCACGGGAGCGACGACGAGGCGCTAACCATCCCGCTGCCGGGGATCGAACTCGCCGCTGGCGACGAACTCGCCGTCATCACTGACGACGCCTCGGTCGAGTCGTTACGGACGCAGTTTTCGGCCGCCTGAAGTCGGCCGATCGGTGCCGGCGTCGGAGTGTGATCGTGCGTCTTACTTCGTATCGGCTTCGGTTCGAAAGACGAGCACGTTCTGGTGGACCATCGAGGGAACGAACGCGTAGGGGTACCCGTAGACGTGGAGGTCCTTCAACGGGTCGTACCAGATCAGATTCGCCTTGAGCGTCAACGGTGTCTCGGCCTCGAGCGTGCGAGCCAGGTCGGCCGAGAGGAACTCGTAGGACTGCTCGCGGTACATGTCGCCGATGAAGACGACGGCGTACCCGCCGGGTGCGAGTGCGTCCTCGAACCGGTCGAACCACGACCCCATGTCCGCCAGCCAGTCGTCCTTGTCCGGCCACGCGGCCGGACCATCGGTCGATTCGTCGAACGAATCGAGCTTGCTCTCTCGCACCTCCGCCCGGTTTCTGGTCTGTTCGAGTTCGTCCATGTGCCAGAACGGGACGTCCGTGAACAGGAGGTCGATCGACCCGTCGTCGATCTCGTCGATCAGCTCCGCACAGTGGCCGTGGCGGAGGTCCTGGGCGGCAAGCGGCGCGTCGCCACACTCGCGTCGTTCGTCGTTCTCTCGCTCCAGGACGGTCTCGTAGATCTCGATCCAGCGGGCAGTCCGCTCGAAGCCGATCGCCTCACGCAGGCCCGTTCCCTCGTGTTCGCAGAAACTCGCGCCGAGGAGGGTGCCGCCAACACCGGCGAACGGATCGAGCACCCGATCGCCGGCCTTGCTGAATCGTTCGATCAGGTCAGCGCAGAGACGCGGGGGCTTCTGTCCGCCGTGTTCGCTCCGGAGATCGTGCTGGACGTCGGGCGGGTATCGCTCGGTGATGACGGACTTCGTCGCGAACTTCCACTCGCGACCGGTGAGATCGTTGAGCCGGTTTCGCTCGTCGTAGATGCCCCGCCCTTCGAGGTGGGTCTGGTGATCAGCCAGTTCGTCGGCGTCGACGTCTCCACCGTCCGTGACGGGACGCGATCCCTCGCGTCGGTACGACTCGTCCGCCGAACCGTCGGTGTCGCTCGCGGCGCGTCGCGTCGGATCCCGCTCCCGCTCGTTCATACCCCGTGTGGCTGCGCGACCGTCAAAAACACTCCGTCCCGACGATCGACGGCCCAGACTGAGGCGGCGTTCGGCCGGTAACACCGATGTCCGCTGGGTGCCTAAGTACGCCGAGGCCCAAGCGCCGTCGATGAACACCCTCGTCGACGGCGAGTGGCGAACCGACGCGTTCGAAACGACGGACGAATCGGGGTCGTTCGACCGCCAGGAGACCCAGTATCGCGACTGGATACGGGACGATCCAGACGCGCGGTTTCGGCCGGAACCCGACAGGTACCACCTGTACGTCTCGTACGCGTGCCCCTGGGCGCATCGAACGCTGATCGCTCGCCGACTCCTCGGTCTCGAGGATGCCATTCCGGTGTCGGTCGTCGACCCGTTCCGCGACGAGGGCGGCTGGCAGTTCACGTCCGAGAAAGACGGATGTACACGCGACCGCGTCCACGACGTCGAGTACCTCCGCGAACTGTACGTGCGCTCCGATCCCGACGCGACGTGCAGGGTCACCGTCCCAGTCCTCTGGGACACGGAGACGGACACCATCGTCAACAACGAATCGCGCGAGATCATGCGGATGTTCGATACCGCGTTCGAGGAGTACACGACGACCGAGCGGACGCTCCTGCCCGACGGCACCAAACCGCGCGTGGACGAGATCCTCGACGAGATCTACGAGCCGATCAACAACGGCGTCTACCGCGCCGGCTTCGCCACCGAGCAGGAGCCCTACGACGAGGCCATCGACGACCTCTTCGATGCGCTCGATCACTGGGACTCCGTTCTGGCTGACCAGCGGTATCTGGCCGGTGATCACCTCACCGAAGCGGACGTCGCGATGTTCACGACGCTGATACGCTTCGACAGAGTGTACCACACACACTTCATGTGCAACGTCAGGCGCATCGTCGACTACGACCACCTCTGGCCGTACCTCCGTGACGTCTACCAGACGCCGAGTGTCGCCGAGACGGTTCGCATGGACCACATCGCAGAACACTACTACACCACCCATCCTGACGTAAATCCACACCGCATCGTCGCTCGCGGGCCCGACCTCGACCTCGACGCGGCGCACGACAGGGATCGGCTGGGCGCGGACGAACCACTCGCGTCGTCGGCGTGAGGTACGGCACCGCCGCATCGCGGCCGTTCGAGACCGACGACGATGATCCTGGCGTGAGTTCGGCAAGTATTATCAGGAGTGGTGAACTCGTTGATGGTATGCCCTATAGCTACGAACCACACTACTTCGAGGACCTCGAGATGGGTCAGACGTTCGAGAGCGCGGCCCGAACGATCACCGAGTCGGACTTCGTCTTCCACTCGATGTTTACCGGCGACTGGACGGAACTCCACACCAACGCCGAGTACTCCGAAGATGGCCCATTCGGCGCACGCATCGCCCACGGACCGATGACGTTCATCGTCGCGACCGGGCTCTTCCAGCGGACGGGCATCGTCGAACGTACCGTCGTCGCCTTCCTCGGGATGAACTACATGGACATTCCGAACCCGCTGTACATCGACGACACGATCAGCGGCGAGTACGAGGTGACGGAACTGCGCGAACTCGACAGCCGCGACGACGCCGGCTACGTCGAGATCGACACCACGATGACCACCGACGACGGCCGTTCCGTCTTCGAGGGTGATATGAAGTTCCTGTTCAAGCGCCGAGACGCCGAGTGATTG comes from the Halovivax cerinus genome and includes:
- a CDS encoding vWA domain-containing protein; amino-acid sequence: MTLGIGDSRSNTDSWSAGKSGSSSTEAGFGTDTDARTDRSISAVAGIVLLFGMVAIGAAVLAVSGMALVDSLEAESTHQQGLNELSQLDHTLATQGYDPDDVRSFALSGEYEMVQDGTLTITAKGQFGSEEPVVPDLPLQTVRLDAPGEGTVGYQGGGIFVGDDESSYVHKDPSLRYGSENASGVESKRLSFSVVDLQGNLSQGENRVEQQARNRSRETLQNITYVTGVEIRIENSTYHHAWASFLSEEFGSSAVSHFTGNQTVVVDADIDHDRPFSQYIEVYPDIYGGLHVESTRNVALESNTLSVDNYDSRNGTYDASNASPDLFTIDVPHDKRVNLRPSADIDGLPVSNGSIRFGQGPSVTPFAFYGNANESAQHNPDVLTAKLTRNGFDSIDSIDTEVANAIGLLDGTADPLPINGPIDEGLYVSSSNVDLSNDPIETGSGSAVHIGVTGDLTMEDVAVTGSGQTHIYVTGDVELSNVTIPNQTASSLWIYGTSNADIEIDETFQGVVYAPGSTSLELDDGTEIYGSVVAGEPDIGDDVDVHFDRALRSAEALADDDLNQSWSASEPNDLDVSFVLDATGSMEWNDEYDQIEPATKNAIDMLSPGYHRAGVFEFNTEGRTRHEISHDLDSVKETVRAEEEGGTNISTGMKVALDNHAAVDDGGEKHMILLTDGANDVPCYWNCEEANEHANETTIAQASRAAADDVTIWTIAFDAADAGMMQNISNTTGGEYYEIHGADEIEAVMEQILNEVIEEEESLELAVNLDFEAKPRPNHHAFDVQTFQFTLDS
- a CDS encoding DUF7289 family protein encodes the protein MTVGNPAPGGDGTPRRAQVEVIGVVLLVGLVAIGALGLMLVASGAVSDTQSQAEQERVQQSFVQLGQTMTTETTDRETPSSMSFDAGDSGAITKTNAGNITIKGGDVNVTRSVGAIEYRHTDGGIIAYQAGAVFAERGNQTEVLSRPPITYDADGESLRFPITNLREQKDLSSGPISIRTNSTDPMQRANLVRNDTVTVTIESPYYRGWETYFEEEAGSGVVDAVHHSNQTVVVKFGYFDIDEAVQNGATIGGKDPKYLHDQHGNIGNEYRMGMLLPEMDPVITELVQDAKTDPSTKDPATHSTLTAGRYYVDEIDGNVEEDVDLSTGNVTLVIGGDVKLDAGSIHVTNRDAAEKNVLRIYAAGDEFALDGDICIESGGGCAGDATAIQFYGPSTMGVDLGPGSGGTFEGILYVASNEEKKWWNNAGGRCDDHHQVREQANGADFTGSMIAYSVCAHSNGNDFDYDQNLTNRDLDPYPDGYSLPPQLTYLNVAVHEMDVDND
- a CDS encoding potassium channel family protein yields the protein MHTVIVGYGRVGRRTARILREEGHGVTIVDSDASRTDRATDAGFTAVTGSGDDEHVLVDAGIETADAVGAFTPDLNVNFSACMIGDHHDCRTVLRIDEDYRAELYERYAENVDDVVYPERLGAAGAKTALLGGNFNVVTELAADLQLRVVEVEAGSPAIGRRLTELDLPTEVRVYAHGSDDEALTIPLPGIELAAGDELAVITDDASVESLRTQFSAA
- a CDS encoding DNA methyltransferase; its protein translation is MNERERDPTRRAASDTDGSADESYRREGSRPVTDGGDVDADELADHQTHLEGRGIYDERNRLNDLTGREWKFATKSVITERYPPDVQHDLRSEHGGQKPPRLCADLIERFSKAGDRVLDPFAGVGGTLLGASFCEHEGTGLREAIGFERTARWIEIYETVLERENDERRECGDAPLAAQDLRHGHCAELIDEIDDGSIDLLFTDVPFWHMDELEQTRNRAEVRESKLDSFDESTDGPAAWPDKDDWLADMGSWFDRFEDALAPGGYAVVFIGDMYREQSYEFLSADLARTLEAETPLTLKANLIWYDPLKDLHVYGYPYAFVPSMVHQNVLVFRTEADTK
- a CDS encoding glutathione S-transferase family protein; translated protein: MNTLVDGEWRTDAFETTDESGSFDRQETQYRDWIRDDPDARFRPEPDRYHLYVSYACPWAHRTLIARRLLGLEDAIPVSVVDPFRDEGGWQFTSEKDGCTRDRVHDVEYLRELYVRSDPDATCRVTVPVLWDTETDTIVNNESREIMRMFDTAFEEYTTTERTLLPDGTKPRVDEILDEIYEPINNGVYRAGFATEQEPYDEAIDDLFDALDHWDSVLADQRYLAGDHLTEADVAMFTTLIRFDRVYHTHFMCNVRRIVDYDHLWPYLRDVYQTPSVAETVRMDHIAEHYYTTHPDVNPHRIVARGPDLDLDAAHDRDRLGADEPLASSA
- a CDS encoding MaoC/PaaZ C-terminal domain-containing protein, with the translated sequence MPYSYEPHYFEDLEMGQTFESAARTITESDFVFHSMFTGDWTELHTNAEYSEDGPFGARIAHGPMTFIVATGLFQRTGIVERTVVAFLGMNYMDIPNPLYIDDTISGEYEVTELRELDSRDDAGYVEIDTTMTTDDGRSVFEGDMKFLFKRRDAE